DNA sequence from the SAR202 cluster bacterium genome:
CCCTCCCGCAGCATCTCCAGCCCCACCGTGACAGCGTTCTTGGTGCCGTCGATGGGGTCATAAGTGTCGACAAGAAATACGCTGGTGTCGGGGAAGCTTTTGGCATAGGCACGAAAGGCGTCAATCTCGCGCGGGAAGCTGGTCACGAAGGAGTGGCCCATGGTGCCGAAGGTGGGGATGCTATATCGCTTCGACGCCATGACGTTGCTGGTGCCGCCGAAGCCTGCCAGATACCCTGCCCGCGCCATCTTCAGCGCCGAGTCCACCCCATGGCTGCGCCTCGACCCGAAGTCCACCACCGCCTTGCCCCCCGCCGCGCTCATCACCCTCGACGCCTTGGTGGTCAGGATAGTCTGGAGGTTTATCTGGTTCAGCAAGTAGGTCTCGACTAGCTGCGCCTCGATGATCGATGCGTTTAGCTCCAGCACCGGCTCGTCGGCGAAGAAGATGCCGCCCTCCGTCATGGCCCGCACGTCGCCGGTAAACCGCAGGTTGCTCAGGTACTGCAAAAACCCATCGTCGAAATGATGTTCCGACCCTAAATACTCGACAGCCTCGTCGCTAAACCTGAAGGACTCAAGATAAGACAGTACTTCATTTAGCCCGGCGAAGACGTAATAGCCCCGGCCAGGCCCATAGCTGCGAACGTACAGGCTGAAAACGGCCCGGTCGTCTAGCCCGCTTTTCCAGTAGGCCTCGGCCATGGTCAGTTCATAGAAGTCGGAAAAAAGCGAGAGGTCGGCGTTATTGTTAGGCATTGTCATGTCTTTTGCTGGCCTCGCCCTGCCCCACCACCCGTTTCGCCTCCTGCCACAGCCGCTCCTTCTCCTCCAGCGGCAGCGCCTTGAACTCCTGCCCCCGTTCAGCCGCCAGCTCCTCCATCTTTAAATATCGTGCGCGAAACCGCAGGTTGGCCCGTCGCAGCGCATCCTCGGCATGGACCCCTTCCCACCGAGCCAGGTTCACCACGGCGAACAGAAGGTCGCCGATCTCTTTCTCCTTCTCCTCCTGTCCCTCGGCCCTCGCTACCTCTCCCGCCTCCTCCGCCACCTTGTCCAGCACCCCTTTCACGTCCTCCCACTCGAACCCCTGCCTCCCCACCCGCTCCTGCATAAGCTGGGCGTAGGCTAGCGACGGCGTCGCCCCAGGAATCCCCTCCACTGGCGACTTCCGACCGCCCTTCTCTTTCTCCTTTAGCTTGTCCCAGTTCCGCTCCACCTCTCGCGCGTCCTTCACCCTCACATCGCCGAAGACGTGGGGATGGCGGCGCACCAGCTTCTCGTTTACCTGCCGCAGCACGTCGGCGATGTCGAACTGGCCGGCGCGCCGGGCCATGTCGGCGTGGAAGGCCACCTGCACCAGGATGTCGCCCATCTCCTCCGACAGCCGCTTCGGGTCGCCTGAATCGATGGCCTCCAGCACCTCGTAGCACTCCTCCAGCAGCGTCCGCTTCAACGACTCGTGGGTCTGCTCAATGTCCCAGGGGCATCCCCCTGGGGAGCGCAGCCTGTCCACAATTCGTATCAACGCGTCAAAGGTGCCAAGGTTTTGGGGCAAATTCGCGTCAGCCATAGGCCGATTATAGGTTCGCCCTTCTTTTGCTGGCAAGGAAAGGTGTCGGACGCTCTTCGTCATTCCGGCGGAACCCGGAATCCAGTCCTTCCCCAGCTTGGTAGAATACAAGATGTCAGCCATTATCTGAACGTAATGAATAAACACCTCCTACCAATAGCCGTCCTATTCATCGTGGCCGTGCCCCTCTTCCTCGTCACCGCCAGCGTCACCTGGGCCGTCAACGACCTGCGCCTCTACCAGCACGGCTTCGACAAGTTCGACATCGCCGAGGCCAGCGGCATCAGCGACGACGGTCTCATGCAAGCCAGCCGCGGCATTCGCGGCTACTTCAACTCGCGCCAGGAGCCGTTGCAGGTACGCGCCGTTGTCTTTGGACGAGAGATGGAGATTTTCAGCCCCAAAGAAGTCGCTCACATGCGCGACGTGAAGAAGCTGATTTGGGGCGTCTATGTGGTCGGGGCTGTAGCCTTAGTCTCCATCGGGTCAGCCTTCGCCCTCGGCTATTGGCGGCAGGGCCGCGCCTTCACGCCCACCCTGGCCCGATGGGCATTTTGGGCTGGCGGCCTCACCGTCGGCCTCATCGCCGCCATCGGCCTCACCGCCCTCGTCGCCTTCGATCAGCTATTCCTCGCCTTCCACCAGCTCAGCTTCGCCAACGACTTCTGGCAGCTCGACCCCTGCTGTGACTACCTCATCATCATGTTCCCCAACGGCTTCTGGTACGACGCCACTTTGTTCGTCGGCCTCGTCTCCATCCTCGGCGGCCTTTTGATAGCGGCGGCTGGCGCAGCTTATCTTCTAAAAACAAAGCGCCTCGCTCTTCCCTGGAGCAAGGCGCATGAGAAGACGATAGAAGAAGCCAAGGCTTAATGAGCGTGTCCGTGGCCGCCGTGGCTATGGCCGTGCCCCCCGCCCATCCCCGTGCTGCAGGCGCAGCCGCCGGGGCCGCAGTTCCCGCACCCGCCCATGCCCGCCAGCGACGCCGTCTCGCCATTAGCCCCCGTGCTCACCGCCGAGAATACGGATAAGGCTTTCTTGGCCGGCAGGTTGCACTTGGGGCAGTCGGCATGACTGGTCCCGGAAGGCTGTAACTTCTCGAAGCGATTGTTACACGGGGCGCACTTGTACTCGTAAATAGGCATCTGTTTTTACTCTTCCACTGAAATTGGAACTAATTTATTGTACCGCAGGTTGGGAAGTCAAATGGGGCATCTACGACCATACATACACCGAAACGTGCGTTGTGCTCGCCGTCGTAAACGGCTCCTTCCCCCACCCGCTCCACCTGTCCTTCAGTTTCAGCCCTGCTAGCTGCGCCATCAGGTCCATTTCGGCAGGCGGCGCAAGCCTTAGCTCCACGGGGTACAGTCGCACGCTATTATTGCTGATATGAACGTTCTGATACTGGACGCGCTGGGGATCGGTGGGATGAAGGCGCCCTGCATCCAGGACGACCAGATCTGGTCTTACGGTGTAGGCCTCCAGTTGTTGGCCCCTGGTAAAACGCGCCATGTCCGGCACAAAAGCCTCGATGAGGAACGCCCCGCCCGGCTTCAGATGCTTCGCCACGTTTTGAAAGCACCGCACCTGGGCCTCCTGGGTCACCAGGTTGTAAATGGTGTTGAAGGGTATATATACCAGCGAGAACTTGCCCTTCACGCCCACCTCCGCGAAGTCGCCGATGGCCACCGGTATGCGCTCCCCACCCGGCTTCTGTCGCATCCTGTCCACCATCTTCTCCGACCCGTCGATCCCCTCCACCTTCACCCCCCGCTTCGACAGAGGAATAGCAATGCGCCCCGTGCCGATGCCTAGCTCCAGCGCCCGGCCGCCCTTCGCCAGCTCCGCCAGCAAGTCAACGACAGGCCCCACGTCCTGCATGCTTTCATACATTTCGTCATAGACGTCGGCGTTTCGTTCGCCGTAGGAAGAAGGCTCATACTCTCGCACGGATTACCTTCTGACTAAGGAGATTTGCGTCGATGAAGTCTAGTCGAGCGAATGCCAACCATGGCCAAGCCTCGCACTCGAATAAGGCGGCGGTTCACTGGGTCTGGGGCTAAGGAAAAACCTTCCAGAGTATAAGCGCCAAGTAATGCTGCATCTCCTTCCCCGCCGAACACCACCATTGTTATACGCTCTTGCCCATTAAGGCGAGCTCTCGTTTGGGCCATCTCTCGTTCGATTACCCGACCATCAGCAGTTTCGAACTCCTGGCGGAATTCTGGCTGAACCCCCAAGCGGTCTAGGATATCTCTAGGAACCCAGGTATATGTAGAGCCAGTATCTACTAGGGCTGGAATGCTTTCCCATTGCCGCCCTTGGACGTCCCCTATCCTAATATTTACACTGAATGTGCCCATGACCTCATCATAGGAAGATGGTTTAAACTGGTCAAGTTCGCTTTGCTGGTTTGCAAGACCTTAAAGTAAAAGCGAATTGTACTTCAGAACTCAACCCCTACCTCTGGCACTTCCCGCACCAGTACGTGCTCCGTCCCCTCACCGGCGTCCTCCGAATAGCCCCGCCGCACCTGCGGCACGCCGACCCCTCCCGTCGAGGCACCCGCAGCGTCGCCAGCCCCTCCGACGACTCGGTGGGCGGCCCCGCCTGGTATCCCAGCGGCGCGATTGCCTCCACCGCCTCCCGCAGCACTGACACGATAGCCTTGTGCATCTGCTTTATCTGTGTATCCTTCAGGTCTGTGCCTAACGTCAACGGATTAATCGCCGCCGCGAAAA
Encoded proteins:
- a CDS encoding nicotinate phosphoribosyltransferase: MPNNNADLSLFSDFYELTMAEAYWKSGLDDRAVFSLYVRSYGPGRGYYVFAGLNEVLSYLESFRFSDEAVEYLGSEHHFDDGFLQYLSNLRFTGDVRAMTEGGIFFADEPVLELNASIIEAQLVETYLLNQINLQTILTTKASRVMSAAGGKAVVDFGSRRSHGVDSALKMARAGYLAGFGGTSNVMASKRYSIPTFGTMGHSFVTSFPREIDAFRAYAKSFPDTSVFLVDTYDPIDGTKNAVTVGLEMLREGHYLRGIRLDSGDLLNLSGKCRALLDEAELRFVRIFASGGLDEYEVERLVKGGAAIDGFGVGTKVAVSADASWTDCAYKLVEYGGVPTLKLSAGKETLPGAKQVYRCYDNQGLYDRDVISMEDEEPAQDGGEPLLQEVMRGGRRVKTAPGLEELREFHLSEMAKLPEQFKDINAKARFNVEISPGLESLRKRVVQRVLTKELGE
- the mazG gene encoding nucleoside triphosphate pyrophosphohydrolase, giving the protein MADANLPQNLGTFDALIRIVDRLRSPGGCPWDIEQTHESLKRTLLEECYEVLEAIDSGDPKRLSEEMGDILVQVAFHADMARRAGQFDIADVLRQVNEKLVRRHPHVFGDVRVKDAREVERNWDKLKEKEKGGRKSPVEGIPGATPSLAYAQLMQERVGRQGFEWEDVKGVLDKVAEEAGEVARAEGQEEKEKEIGDLLFAVVNLARWEGVHAEDALRRANLRFRARYLKMEELAAERGQEFKALPLEEKERLWQEAKRVVGQGEASKRHDNA
- a CDS encoding TIGR01906 family membrane protein translates to MNKHLLPIAVLFIVAVPLFLVTASVTWAVNDLRLYQHGFDKFDIAEASGISDDGLMQASRGIRGYFNSRQEPLQVRAVVFGREMEIFSPKEVAHMRDVKKLIWGVYVVGAVALVSIGSAFALGYWRQGRAFTPTLARWAFWAGGLTVGLIAAIGLTALVAFDQLFLAFHQLSFANDFWQLDPCCDYLIIMFPNGFWYDATLFVGLVSILGGLLIAAAGAAYLLKTKRLALPWSKAHEKTIEEAKA
- a CDS encoding zinc ribbon domain-containing protein; this encodes MPIYEYKCAPCNNRFEKLQPSGTSHADCPKCNLPAKKALSVFSAVSTGANGETASLAGMGGCGNCGPGGCACSTGMGGGHGHSHGGHGHAH
- a CDS encoding class I SAM-dependent methyltransferase, with product MREYEPSSYGERNADVYDEMYESMQDVGPVVDLLAELAKGGRALELGIGTGRIAIPLSKRGVKVEGIDGSEKMVDRMRQKPGGERIPVAIGDFAEVGVKGKFSLVYIPFNTIYNLVTQEAQVRCFQNVAKHLKPGGAFLIEAFVPDMARFTRGQQLEAYTVRPDLVVLDAGRLHPTDPQRVQYQNVHISNNSVRLYPVELRLAPPAEMDLMAQLAGLKLKDRWSGWGKEPFTTASTTHVSVYVWS